The Pseudomonas eucalypticola genome has a window encoding:
- the fliE gene encoding flagellar hook-basal body complex protein FliE — MSQGIEFNRLMMDMRTLQADAMGASKTAVAPEVSGTSSFADLLGQAVNKVSDTQQASDQLANAFEIGKSGVDITDVMVASQKASVSFQALTQVRNKLVQAYQDIMQMPV; from the coding sequence ATGAGCCAAGGTATTGAATTCAACCGTCTGATGATGGACATGCGCACCCTGCAGGCTGACGCCATGGGCGCCAGCAAGACTGCCGTGGCCCCGGAAGTATCGGGTACCAGCAGTTTCGCCGACCTGCTTGGGCAGGCGGTGAACAAGGTCAGCGATACCCAGCAGGCGTCCGATCAGTTGGCCAACGCCTTTGAAATCGGCAAGAGCGGCGTCGACATCACCGACGTGATGGTGGCGTCGCAGAAAGCCAGCGTGTCGTTCCAGGCGCTGACCCAAGTACGCAACAAGCTGGTTCAGGCGTACCAAGACATTATGCAGATGCCGGTATAA
- the fliF gene encoding flagellar basal-body MS-ring/collar protein FliF: MADAVVDNVPAKNGAAGGKPPLFGLSFLENISKMTMLRQVGLLVGLAASVAIGFAVVLWSQQPDYRPLYGSLAGMDTKQVMETLNAADIPYTVEPNSGALLVKADDIGRARMKLAAAGVAPSDGNVGYEIMDKEQALGTSQFMETARYRQGLEGELARTISSLNNVKGARVHLAIPKSSVFVRDERKPTASVLVEMYPGRTLDAGQVLAIVNLVATSVPEMDKSGVAVVDQKGNLLSEQLQDSELTMAGKQFDYSRKMESMLTQRVHNILEPVLGNDRYKAEVSANVDFSAVESTSEQFNPDQPALRSEQSVTEQRSSGSGPSGVPGALTNQPPAPASAPQKTGGAAAATPAAIPPGQPLLDANGQQIMDPATGQPMLAPYPADKRNQSTKNFELDRSISHTKQQQGRLTRLSVAVVVDDQVKAGANGEVTHTPWSADDLTRFTRLVQDAVGFDASRGDSVTVINAPFSPDRGEVVPEIAFYQQPWFWDVVKQVLGVLFILLLVFGVLRPVLNNITGNGKGKQLVGADGDVELGGMGGLDGELANDRVSLGGPQSILLPSPSEGYDAQLNAIKSLVAEDPGRVAQVVKEWINADE, translated from the coding sequence ATGGCAGACGCAGTCGTGGATAACGTACCAGCCAAGAACGGCGCAGCCGGCGGCAAGCCGCCGCTGTTCGGCCTGTCCTTCCTGGAAAATATTTCCAAGATGACCATGTTGCGTCAGGTTGGCCTGTTGGTCGGCCTGGCTGCCAGCGTGGCGATTGGTTTTGCCGTGGTGCTGTGGTCGCAGCAACCCGATTACCGTCCGTTGTACGGCAGCCTTGCCGGCATGGACACCAAGCAGGTGATGGAAACCCTCAACGCCGCGGACATTCCGTACACCGTGGAGCCCAACTCCGGCGCCCTGCTGGTCAAGGCCGATGACATCGGTCGTGCGCGCATGAAACTGGCCGCCGCCGGCGTCGCCCCCAGCGACGGCAACGTGGGCTACGAGATCATGGACAAGGAACAGGCGCTGGGCACCAGCCAGTTCATGGAAACCGCACGCTATCGCCAGGGCCTGGAAGGCGAGCTGGCCCGCACCATCTCCAGCCTGAACAACGTCAAGGGTGCCCGCGTGCACCTGGCCATCCCGAAAAGCTCGGTGTTCGTGCGCGACGAGCGCAAGCCCACCGCTTCGGTGCTGGTGGAAATGTACCCGGGGCGCACCCTCGACGCCGGCCAGGTGCTGGCCATCGTCAACCTGGTGGCTACCAGCGTGCCCGAGATGGACAAGTCCGGCGTCGCCGTGGTCGACCAGAAGGGCAACCTGCTCTCCGAACAACTGCAGGACTCCGAGCTGACCATGGCCGGCAAGCAGTTCGACTACAGCCGCAAGATGGAAAGCATGCTCACCCAGCGTGTTCATAACATCCTGGAGCCGGTGCTGGGCAACGACCGCTACAAGGCCGAAGTGTCCGCCAACGTCGATTTCAGTGCCGTGGAGTCCACTTCCGAACAATTCAACCCTGACCAGCCGGCCCTGCGCAGCGAACAGTCGGTGACCGAGCAGCGCTCCAGCGGCAGCGGCCCTTCGGGCGTACCGGGTGCCCTGACCAACCAGCCACCGGCCCCGGCCAGCGCCCCGCAGAAAACCGGCGGCGCCGCTGCTGCCACGCCGGCGGCGATTCCGCCAGGCCAGCCGCTGCTGGACGCCAATGGCCAGCAGATCATGGACCCGGCCACCGGCCAGCCGATGTTGGCGCCTTACCCGGCCGACAAGCGCAACCAGTCGACCAAGAACTTCGAGCTGGACCGTTCCATCAGCCACACCAAGCAACAGCAGGGTCGCCTGACGCGCCTGTCGGTGGCCGTGGTGGTGGACGACCAGGTCAAGGCTGGCGCCAACGGCGAAGTCACCCACACCCCGTGGAGTGCCGACGACCTGACGCGCTTCACCCGCCTGGTGCAGGACGCCGTCGGTTTCGACGCCAGCCGTGGCGACAGCGTGACCGTGATCAACGCGCCGTTCTCGCCGGACCGTGGCGAAGTGGTGCCGGAAATCGCCTTCTACCAGCAACCCTGGTTCTGGGACGTGGTCAAGCAGGTACTGGGCGTGCTGTTCATCCTGCTGCTGGTGTTCGGCGTGCTGCGCCCGGTGCTGAACAACATCACTGGCAACGGCAAGGGCAAGCAACTGGTCGGCGCCGATGGCGACGTGGAACTGGGTGGCATGGGCGGTCTGGACGGCGAACTGGCCAACGACCGTGTCTCCCTGGGCGGCCCGCAGAGTATTCTGCTGCCTAGCCCGAGCGAGGGATATGACGCTCAGCTGAACGCAATCAAGAGTCTGGTGGCCGAAGACCCGGGCCGCGTGGCCCAGGTCGTGAAAGAGTGGATTAACGCCGATGAGTAA
- the fliG gene encoding flagellar motor switch protein FliG, giving the protein MSNNQALAAKLTKVDKAAILLLSLGETDAAQVLRHMGPKEVQRVGVAMAQMRNVHREQVQQVMSEFVEIVGDQTSLGVGSDTYIRKMLTSALGEDKANGLIDRILLGGNTSGLDSLKWMEPRAVADVIRYEHPQIQAIVVAYLDADQAGEVLGHFDHKVRLDIILRVSSLNTVQPAALKELNLILEKQFSGNSNAARTTLGGIKRAADIMNFLDSSVEGALMDSIREVDEDLSSQIEDLMFVFNNLADVDDRGIQALLREVSSDVLVLALKGSDENVKEKIFKNMSKRAAELLRDDLEAKGPVRVSDVETAQKEILTIARRMAEAGEIVLGGKGGEEMI; this is encoded by the coding sequence ATGAGTAACAATCAAGCGCTTGCCGCCAAACTGACCAAAGTCGACAAGGCGGCCATCCTCCTGCTGTCCCTGGGCGAGACTGACGCCGCCCAGGTGCTGCGGCACATGGGCCCCAAGGAAGTCCAGCGCGTGGGCGTGGCGATGGCGCAGATGCGCAACGTGCACCGCGAGCAGGTCCAGCAGGTCATGAGCGAGTTCGTCGAGATCGTCGGCGACCAGACCAGCCTGGGCGTGGGTTCGGACACCTACATCCGCAAGATGCTGACCTCGGCCCTGGGCGAAGACAAGGCCAACGGCCTGATCGACCGCATCCTGCTGGGTGGCAACACCAGCGGCCTGGACAGCCTGAAATGGATGGAGCCGCGCGCCGTGGCCGACGTCATTCGCTACGAACACCCACAGATCCAGGCGATCGTGGTGGCGTACCTGGATGCTGACCAGGCCGGTGAGGTGCTCGGCCACTTCGACCACAAAGTACGCCTGGACATCATCCTGCGGGTATCGTCCCTCAACACCGTGCAACCAGCGGCGCTGAAAGAGCTGAACCTGATCCTGGAGAAGCAGTTCTCCGGCAACTCCAACGCAGCGCGCACCACCCTGGGCGGTATCAAGCGCGCAGCGGACATCATGAACTTCCTCGACAGTTCGGTGGAAGGCGCCCTCATGGATTCGATCCGCGAGGTCGACGAAGACCTGTCCAGCCAGATCGAAGACCTCATGTTCGTGTTCAACAACCTGGCCGACGTGGACGACCGCGGTATTCAGGCCCTGTTGCGCGAAGTGTCTTCCGACGTACTGGTGCTGGCCCTCAAGGGCTCGGACGAGAACGTCAAGGAGAAGATCTTCAAGAACATGTCCAAGCGTGCCGCCGAGCTGCTGCGCGACGACCTCGAAGCCAAGGGTCCGGTACGGGTCAGCGACGTGGAAACGGCGCAGAAGGAAATCCTCACCATCGCCCGCCGCATGGCCGAGGCCGGGGAGATCGTGCTGGGTGGCAAGGGCGGCGAGGAAATGATCTAA
- the fliH gene encoding flagellar assembly protein FliH produces MSRPSEQHPSDLIRAEDLQGVDLWAIPSFDPEVPEPEPEPEPVVEEIEEVPLEEVQPLTLEELESIRQEAYNEGFATGEKEGFHSTTLKVRQEAEVALAAKLQSLEQLMGHLMAPIAEQDSQIEKSLVELVGHITREVIQRELRMDSSQIERVLREALKLLPMGAGNVRIFINPQDFEQVKALRERHEETWRILEDEDLQPGGCRVESEHSRIDASVETRITQALAQLFDQLHEQGLHPAEPDLSVDLDGPDAS; encoded by the coding sequence ATGTCCCGCCCCTCCGAACAACACCCCAGTGACCTGATCCGTGCCGAGGACCTGCAAGGCGTCGACCTGTGGGCCATTCCCAGCTTCGACCCCGAAGTGCCGGAGCCAGAGCCCGAGCCGGAACCGGTGGTCGAGGAAATCGAGGAAGTGCCGCTGGAAGAAGTCCAGCCGCTGACCCTCGAAGAGCTGGAAAGCATCCGCCAGGAAGCCTACAACGAAGGCTTCGCCACCGGCGAGAAAGAAGGGTTCCACAGCACCACCCTGAAAGTGCGCCAGGAGGCCGAAGTGGCCCTGGCCGCCAAGCTGCAAAGCCTCGAACAGCTGATGGGCCACCTGATGGCGCCCATCGCCGAGCAGGACAGCCAGATCGAGAAGTCGCTGGTCGAGCTGGTGGGGCATATCACCCGCGAGGTCATCCAGCGCGAACTGCGCATGGATTCCAGCCAGATCGAACGCGTGCTGCGCGAAGCGCTGAAGTTGCTGCCCATGGGCGCCGGCAACGTGCGGATCTTCATCAACCCCCAGGACTTCGAGCAGGTCAAGGCCTTGCGTGAGCGCCATGAGGAAACCTGGCGCATCCTCGAGGATGAAGACCTGCAGCCTGGCGGTTGCCGCGTCGAATCCGAGCACAGCCGCATCGACGCCAGCGTCGAAACCCGTATCACCCAGGCCCTGGCGCAGCTGTTCGACCAATTGCACGAGCAGGGCCTGCACCCGGCCGAACCGGACCTGAGCGTGGACCTGGACGGCCCCGATGCGTCTTGA
- the fliI gene encoding flagellar protein export ATPase FliI — MRLDRTSFAKRLGSYAPVISLPSQPVLEGRLLRMVGLTLEAEGLRAAMGARCVVINDDGHHPVQVEAEVMGFSGSKVFLMPVGSVAGIAPGARVVPLADTGRLPMGMSMLGRILDGAGRALDGKGGMKAEDWVPMDGPTINPLKRDPISQPLDVGIRSINGLLTVGRGQRLGLFAGTGVGKSVLLGMMTRFTEADIIVVGLIGERGREVKEFIEHILGEEGLKRSVVVASPADEAPLMRLRAAMYCTRIAEYFRDKGKNVLLLMDSLTRFAQAQREIALAIGEPPATKGYPPSVFAKLPKLVERAGNAEAGGGSITAFYTVLSEGDDQQDPIADSARGVLDGHIVLSRRLAEEGHYPAIDIEASISRVMPSVVSPQHMGQAQHFKQLWSRYQQSRDLISVGAYVPGGDRETDLAINLHPTLVRYLRQGLDDNESLAASSERLAAVFKPVAPS, encoded by the coding sequence ATGCGTCTTGACCGCACCAGTTTCGCCAAGCGCCTGGGCAGTTATGCCCCGGTCATCAGCCTGCCCAGCCAGCCGGTGCTCGAAGGCCGCCTGCTGCGCATGGTGGGCCTGACCTTGGAGGCCGAGGGGCTGCGCGCCGCCATGGGCGCGCGCTGCGTGGTCATCAATGACGACGGCCACCACCCGGTGCAGGTCGAGGCCGAGGTCATGGGCTTCTCCGGCAGCAAAGTGTTCCTGATGCCGGTGGGCAGTGTCGCCGGTATCGCCCCGGGTGCCCGCGTGGTGCCCCTGGCCGATACCGGTCGCCTGCCCATGGGCATGAGCATGCTCGGGCGGATTCTTGACGGCGCCGGCCGCGCGCTGGATGGCAAGGGTGGCATGAAGGCCGAGGACTGGGTGCCCATGGACGGCCCTACCATCAACCCCCTCAAGCGCGACCCCATCAGCCAGCCGCTGGACGTGGGTATCCGCAGCATCAACGGTTTGTTGACGGTGGGCCGTGGCCAGCGCCTTGGCCTGTTCGCCGGTACCGGCGTGGGCAAGAGCGTGTTGCTGGGCATGATGACGCGCTTCACCGAAGCCGACATCATCGTCGTCGGCCTGATCGGCGAGCGGGGCCGCGAGGTGAAGGAGTTCATCGAACATATTCTCGGCGAAGAGGGCCTCAAGCGTTCCGTGGTGGTGGCGTCGCCCGCCGACGAAGCGCCACTGATGCGCCTGCGTGCCGCGATGTACTGCACCCGTATCGCCGAATACTTCCGCGACAAGGGCAAGAACGTCCTGTTGCTGATGGATTCGCTGACCCGTTTCGCTCAGGCCCAGCGGGAAATCGCCCTGGCCATTGGCGAGCCGCCCGCCACCAAGGGTTACCCGCCCTCGGTGTTCGCCAAGCTGCCGAAGCTGGTGGAGCGCGCCGGCAACGCTGAAGCCGGTGGCGGTTCGATCACCGCGTTCTACACGGTGTTGTCCGAAGGCGACGACCAGCAAGACCCCATTGCCGACTCCGCCCGTGGCGTGCTCGACGGCCATATCGTACTGTCGCGCCGGCTGGCGGAGGAGGGGCACTACCCGGCCATCGACATCGAGGCGTCCATCAGCCGGGTGATGCCCAGCGTGGTCAGCCCCCAGCACATGGGCCAGGCCCAGCACTTCAAGCAACTGTGGTCGCGCTACCAGCAAAGCCGCGACCTGATCAGCGTGGGCGCCTACGTGCCCGGCGGCGACCGCGAGACCGACCTGGCGATCAACCTGCACCCCACGCTGGTGCGCTACCTGCGCCAGGGCCTGGACGATAACGAAAGCCTGGCCGCCAGCAGCGAGCGCCTGGCGGCCGTATTCAAGCCTGTGGCGCCGAGCTGA
- the fliJ gene encoding flagellar export protein FliJ, which yields MANSRAARLTPVVDMAEKAERTAAQRLGHFQGQVRLSETKLAELDRYREDYQAQWHTYGSKGVSGQWLMNYQRFLNQLETAVAQQKQSLAWHQKNLDNARVTWQQAYARVEGLRKLVQRYIDEARQLEDKREQKLLDELSQRLPRQSSF from the coding sequence ATGGCTAACAGCCGCGCTGCGCGCCTCACGCCCGTTGTCGACATGGCCGAAAAAGCCGAGCGCACGGCTGCCCAGCGCCTGGGTCATTTTCAGGGCCAGGTGCGCCTGTCGGAAACCAAGCTGGCCGAACTTGACCGCTACCGCGAAGATTACCAGGCGCAATGGCACACCTATGGCAGCAAAGGCGTGTCCGGGCAGTGGCTGATGAACTACCAGCGCTTTTTGAACCAATTGGAAACTGCCGTTGCCCAACAGAAGCAGAGCCTGGCGTGGCACCAGAAGAACCTGGACAATGCGCGGGTCACCTGGCAGCAGGCCTATGCCCGTGTGGAAGGCCTGCGCAAACTGGTGCAGCGGTATATCGATGAGGCCCGGCAACTGGAAGACAAGCGCGAGCAGAAGCTGCTCGATGAATTGTCCCAGCGTTTGCCGCGCCAGAGCAGCTTCT